The genomic interval ttttttaaacaaagcagcTAGCCTGATAAAAACCAGCCCCCTCTACATTATTTGCTAAGTACAGAGGGTCTATTGAGAACCGCTTCCTGGGCTGTGTTGaggttttatattttgcaattaGACTGGGATTTTTCCCTGACTGTTTGGCACCAGTTTTGTGGGAAATTTCACAAattataatttgtgttttaacaattttattgtaaacaccaggaaaactaaataaaaaaaaaaaacttttcagtttgtGGGATGTTGTCGCGACCTCAAGAGACTCTCCATCCTCGTCCCTGACAGATGAATAAACCTTTATGGGGGGTGATAGAACTCCTTACATCTAGCTTAGTGGTATTATTTTCCTACTGCTCACATCATGGACAtcatttgaagaaaaagcaCTGCTCAGTGTTGTCTCCGGGATGTCAGCCATCTTCCTAGTTGACCAAATTTCTTGTTTACATCAGTTTGAGAAGGGATTAGGATTTATTATATGAACAATAACTATGAATTCCACCGGTGAAAAGCAGTGCACCACAGCTGTCAGCATTCAATGTGACCGTTTGCAGTCACTCCTAGTGGAGATGGTCTACCTCCATTCCTCTCGCTTCAATACTTCACAGGCACTTTGATTTCTTAGCTTGCGGGCTTCCATACTTGGGGGACATTTCTGACTCCATTGGTGAAACGCAACGAAGCGAGCTCAGATGTTTGAGCTTGGAGGATTTTCCGTGTGGCACATTAATGTCTCATGTCTGTGCGTGTTTAATGGAGCTGTGCAAACCTATGCAGGTGTCTTCACGTCATCTCAGCTGGTTGTTGGGAAGGATCAACCCAaagagtgatttttttaaaatgaaaatgacaaatagGTTTGGATGATATATTTATAAGAAAAAGCATacttttttgacagaaaatctttttgtaGAAAGACATATCTGTACAATGTTTTTGTCGACTGTTTTTATGTGTCTTGTGAACTGAAACTCCTTCGATGGAACGGGCATCTTTTGgctcctttttctttcctcttttgtcGTTTGGTGTCACACGATGAGAGAAATCCcataaattcaaattatttattcaaattctcTACCTATATGATGCAATTTACCGGACCTAAACACGAAATTCTAAAATGTCTGCACATTTAAATGGTCTATACGAAAACAAACAGAGTTATatattcttctattttttttttacggaaGTGTTTAACTGGCCAAGCTAGTAAATAAATCCAGGAGCAGTATCCCACTAAAAGAAGAAACCTTCTTGCTAATAATGAGAAACTTTCAAGTTTTTATGAGTTTCACATTTCATTATAACGAGATACCgttcttgtatttatttatttccttgttCCGGCAGTTAAATGCTTCTGCATGTAAACAGCTGTTTAGCTAGATCTAGCTTAGCTTAATTTGCCTTATGTTAGCAAATACTGGAATTTAGAAAGGGGTGTAAGCAGCTAgctaaagtttatattttagcaTCACTGTGAATGTTACCACCCACATTTAAATCTATCGAGCTATAGAGCTTTGATGCTTCAGGGATAGAGCCTAACTAGCTGTGTCCCTGGTTTTAGAGATAAGATAGCCTAGCTTATTTAAAGCTAGCTGGCACGAATAAACAGCCCTAAAAGTTAAGTATACTAATTAATGTATGGGGCTTGTGATTTTCAGGTAATCTGCTATTGGTAATGacctaaaattaaaagaattgGGACTGAGGttctgttaaaaatgtataagCAGCTAATATCTTGACTGCAGTACATAATTATCTCAGGGTCTTCATCTGGCATAAATTGAGACCAGCTAATCGTAGAGCCTGAAGCTAACGGCTAGTCTGAGAAGAGCCAACGCCAAATTTAAAGTGACTctgtcatatttctttttcataaacTGTCACCATTGCATTGGATGGTTTAAGTCTTTATAGGAAAATGGAGGCTGGAGGCTGTGCAGCACCAACTGTCTTCCTCTGTGAAACATACTGAGAATGGAACATGTGAAGCATTTATACAAACCTACctaataaaaaatgaaggcaTAAAAGTTACAGTGGTGTACACTAAAACCTCTGTGTCAGACAGTTATACTGACCGGAAACATTTCCATGTTTCATCTCTTGAGTAGTCAGGAAGATTTTTAGCGCCGCTCCACATCCTACCTCCACAATCGATGTATATaatcaacagatttttttgtaaataagtaTCCAAGCCAAACATGACAATGATTAACAGGCTCAAATGATCAAATTTGCATAAACCTCGATGTTTTTGaagtaaaatgaattttaaGATGTCAGAATTTCACTTTAATCTTGGCTCTTAGCTGCCTCCAGGATCAAATAATCTGGATGTGTTAGTAAATGAAAGTCTTATGTACTATACGTAAGAATTAAGGTAAgatattaacaacttaaaaacataacataactTCAACGATGGACAGTCCCTGCAAGAGCCATTTCAAGAGACAACAGTTTTGAAAATTAACCAGTAGATTATTTCCAGGTCTTAGTCAGACTAGTGAATAATCACTTTTAGTGTAAGCATTTACTTACAAAAGATAGACTtgagaagttatttttttatcaatattgtCCTGATAGAACAATTGACTCCATAAATTATATAGCGAAACGAGACGCTATTTTTCTTTAAGGGAAAGCAAAACGGCACAATCAGcccaatttaaaatgaaaaacattgtaACCTCAAACATTAATTTCTAACATAACACTGGCCAGCAGAGATGATCACAATAATACTGTCAGTGTTTTTATGTAACCAATAATCACATTAGCCAACATATTGGAGTCAGTACTGGGACAAGAACTAAacttcagtttctttgttttgatttttttttttatgacacaacttcaaggaaaaaagaagaagaaaaaaaacgtgaCGTTTGATtctgttgaatttattttgatgtaaatgctgtctgttggggttttttttctggttgatTTTGTCTCCGACACTGCAGACTGAATGAATTCTGAAAACATGTccagtgtctgtgtgtgtctggctGGGCGTCCTGATGCCGGCCGCCACAGATTGAAGTGTGTGTCGCAGTGGGAAACACAGAGATCCCATTGAGTGCGTTTGTGTTGCTCGTCCCCGACGTCGTTTTCGAATCCAGTGCTTTCGGTGGGCTCATTGTACTCCGTGCGAGTGCTTCCATTCACCACTGACTGACGGCACTGTTTTAGTTACAAAATACTTCAAgctattcaaaatatttatcatGCAATTTTCTTAGCATCCTTGTTTTTGTACGAATAAACTCTTTACAAATCCTCACGTCTCAGTCTCACTGAGTTGGAAGCGCTTGTGTTTGTGGTTCCCACAGTCGGACAAACGGAGCTGCTGATCCGTTTAATCCTTCTGCTCAATTACAGAAACAGTGCATCAGATATACCCGCCGCAGTTTGACTATATACTGTGAAAATTGTTGCTgattaaaaatgagcaaaaaagaaaaaaaaaaaaaacatgtttgtctctGAAAGGACATAAAACTATTTGTAGTTTTGAGTAAATATTTCATGTAAAGATTCAGACTCAGTGGACATTTTCATCCAATGTTTGTTAACCACCATCATTTCCTAAACTTGACTAAATGTcatattacaaacacaaactttactgTATCTTATTAggatttttatgtgacagtgGGAAATAATATGACTTAATTAGCGCAAtgctcaggaggaacgctgcaAATGATGGTTGGACAGCGGGGAGGCGGAGGAGTTGGGGTGCTGTCCGGTCAGAGAGTCAGTTCCcgaagccacacacacacacacacacacacaatcagaaACGCGCACATGGAATCAGTGCAGCGCCATAAAAGAGTTATGGGGTCCAAATGACCCCATCTCTTAAAATTGCGGGAGggttaaaaatatttgcaaatctaaaaaaataatatagcaAACACCTGTAAAACTCTGTCTTGATCAGGTTCATCACcaagttaaaatgtttcaagcCTTCATTTTGTGTAACTTTAAGGAATAGGacttacagaaaatgaaatccTTAAATCTAGTGcctcagaaaatttgaatattacagaAGATCAattagaaaatgatttttttttatttttttaaatgaaatgcaaattttactttcatctgaaaagaggACATCGGACCACTGAGCGAGAGCGGAGTTTTTTCTCTCCTGGGTTCGACACGTCAGGAGCTCAGGAGTGGCTTCACAGCAAGAATGTGACTCTTGATGAACCTCTGGTCGCCCCTTGAATGGATTTTGCTCGACAAGGCTGCCATTATCCCCGGTGCACCTTTTCCTTTCAcccagatgagaccaaaatatCACTTATTGCAAAATGCCTTTGGTGTTAGAACAAGAAtatataaaggaaaaaaaaaaaagacgtatGAAAAAGTTTCACCTCCAAAATGGATCTGGACGCTAGGATGAAAGAAAATTTTGTTGGGAACcagatttacaaaaacattcaaaaaacaaataaagttgcCAAAAGAAATCCTCTAGATGAGAGAAGCTGCtatatttcttgatttttttttattttttttttagaattttcaaaattgctgttttgttgtttttttacagaacaaCAAAAGATATACTGTGACCTACCTTAAAAAATGGCctaagttgttttcttttttgccaggtgactaatatttttgtctaaatcttttggagaaaaaaaaaggagacatgTCATTTCaacatggtgaaaaaaaaaacaaaaaaacgtaagccattattttaggaaggcgACAATATTAAAGTTAGTCATATCAGTATATTTAGTGCACTATTTATTAAacagtaattatttttgcttccttATTGCTTTCGCCAGGCTTCAAAACCAATCTAAACACCAGTTCAAACTTTACACCATCTTCAGAAAAATCCCAGAGAGATTGCTCAAATGAACTCGGGACCAAAATCAATCATTAtgtgtcaaatatttatttctttaaaacgtTTGTTACTGATTTAATTCATGTAGGGAAAACTGAATAGTACAACTTTATTTCTCCAGTGTACAGCGAACCACAGCTGACGAGTGTGTTGTTTCATGACCCCAGCACACTGGGCATGTGCAGCACATGCACGATTTGGTGCGCCAGTCGTGTGTGTATCTTCTATATTgaatataaacacacatttgtaTATATACACTATACACCACGTGCGCACTACATACACACATGGTAGAGAGAAATCAAAGTGTGGGCTTTCTGATGCCTGTTCGCACGAACCCACCAGAACCCGCAAAGAgtatttcctcctcctccatctgcAGTAAAGCTCTcccaattttaaaaaacaaaaacaacaaaaaataacgaTAAATGTCAGTAATAGATGCTGATGGGAAAACATGACTCGGGTCCAGACGCAGGGGATCCGGTGCTGCCGCTCGTTCCGCCACGTTGTTGCCATGGACACCGAAAACTGACTGCTAACACTCGAACAGGTTGAggaagagggagggagggagtgAGGAAGGGCTGGTGACGGagatcaaaacattacattagtCACTATTAATGGAGAGAACACAGTCAGTTCTCGCtagcttttacaaaaaaaaaaaaaaaaaattctgcaaaacaaagagttacatgccaaaaaaaacaaaccaacaaaaaaaaaaaacaaccagaaaataaaattaaaacaaaacagaaagagagcaaGAGGAAGCCCCAGTGCGGCCTGGAGGAGAGGTCACAGCGATGGCGGGCTTCTTCTTGCAGATGGTGAGTCAGTCGCTGCGAGGTGCTGATATGTGGGCGATGAGGAAACACAAGGCTGGCGGCAgcaacacagaagaagaagaagaagaggaggaggaggagagggagggagCATTTCCTGAGGACTCAACAGGGTCCCATCAGACGCCGATTCACCCTGTATCCTGGCCAGCCGACGGCCGCTATGGCAACAGTCCAATGAGAGGCTCTGCCGAgctaatatatttatatagattttctttgttttataatattGGCAgtatctttgtttgttttttttatatatataaaaagaaaaaggtttaaagGAAAATGGAAGGGGAAGTAAGACTGCAGTGAACAGTGCAATGGGAGCTCTGGGAGTGAGTGGTTCACCTGCTCTGCTGCGTGGAGAAgatccaaacaaaaacagtggaAAACATGAGATCAGTTAACATTGGCTCAGCGCTACTGGAAGTTAGGTGATTAAGGAAGGGGAAGCTTGGCAAAatactgaggaaaaaaacaaacacaaaacaaaaaaaaaaaacacgagaaAACACCAGTTCAGTCCTTTAGGTTAACTGATAAACGTGCTAAACTTCATCATTGGGCTCGTTCCCCCCCCCGACAACGAAACCGAGAAGTTCATGATCTGTTGGCGCTGCGGGCGGATGAAATGTACGCACTTTTAAACACGAGAGGAGTTCTTTCTTTCGCAGCCATGCGCAAAGTCTTCGCTCCGCCcatgggggggggaaaaaaaagaaaaatagctaaactAATTCAATGAAAAAGTCTAGAGGAAACGAgtcctccccccccccctcagGTGCGGCGCCGGCCTCGGCCAGCAGCGTCCTGTGTGCGGCGGAACGGGAAGGAGAGATGAGATACTGACAGGAGGGTAAGACGGGGGGGTGGCGGAATACGCAGACGGAAATCTGAGCTTTGTGTCCGTCAGACGTCGGCTTCAGATTCTTCACCGAAAAAGAGGAGCTCAGGTCAAACAGTGCTTCTCTGATGCGTTCCAAGTAAAACCTGATCTGACGCTTCATAAAAATCTGTacaaatgcttttgtttttcttcttctaaagtCTTCATGATTAGTTTGTCCAAAGGGGACGATATttccacttatttttttttttttttttatttattatttttctgtatattCAGTAAATCTTTATCTGCTCTTTAATTTAGATGCTCTGAGTCCCATGGTgtggtgtgtgagtgtgtggagAGGAGATGCCTCCGGCCGTTTCACCGCTCGCTTTTGCTAGCAGCACTTTTTCTTCCGTTTACTGTTCCGGGTGAGTTTGACCACGTcgttctgttgctgctgctgctgcttggcTAGAACCTCCTTCTTGGCTTTTAGCACCAGCTCTGTGATGCAGTTGAACATCTGCAAAGCAACAACATGACAGTTACAATGTGTTTGGAGgactttcttatttttcttttttatttccgtTTTGGAAAGAGGCTGATGCAACGCTggatttactttaaataaatcaattccGTGATCACAGTGATTAGCAGATGGCGCATAATTGTGAGTTTCTTGCAGATGTTTCgcaaaaaatggtcaaaaactttGGGTTTCAGTGAGTGCCatctcccacctgcaggtggcagtatttcttgcTTCTACTACACAGCCTGACTTGGCATCAAGTTAAAAGTGTGACATCCGGTGAGCACTCCAGCCGATTCATCCAACTTGGAAGTTTTAATTTCCCAGTTCCGACCACAACTGGAACGCATCAACAGTGTGCGATCAGTATGGTgagcaacagtgtcttcagtcagaagcttcttcaaattcactgaAACACAGGCTGCTACAGGAAACCTTTCCTGCCATCACCGTCTACAATAACTGAAGAATTTGAGTTAATaagagttacaacatttaatttccctttgggatcaataaaatatttctgattgaATTGTGACTGTAAAAATTATGCAGTTATACATATTTAACATATAAAGGATGGCAGCCATTTGCATTCAAtccctttactctgacacccctCAATACAAGGCAATGCAAGCTTCAGTAATCATCTAATGAGTAAACAGAACAGAGCCGTTCATCATCAGACAAACACTCAATGTACCAAATGCTTGGTGAATATAAAACATACATAGGTGGACAATGTTGATGTTGGTCTGCTTTGACAGACCACAGATAGTGAGAAGCATGGCCTTTGTATTATAAACTAAAGTATTAAAGCTGGAGTTGCACCGATTGccgttttttaaaaagattgatTGCTGATCTTTTAAAGGGCTGACCTGGTTTTGTCAGAGAAGTCGCTAAATACAGTGACAAGTgttaagttggcaacagtggagaAACTGCTGAGACGAGATGAAAAcagtccagtcaaagttcagggCTAAAGACAACTGACAGTCGGACTATTGTATACAAGAAGaatggagaaaaatgtaaatgtttagaTGTAAAAAGCTGGTAGATACTCTTAGGTGAAACTGACTCaccttttggatttttatttgtaaaggaTTTTGGAAATCAAAACACAATCGTGAACCCCAGTAAAATGCATCGCTTCTGTAACACTCTGCACTCCGAGAAGAAGCTGCCTCACCTCTTCAACGTTGATATTTTCTTTCGCGCTCGTCTCAAACAGGCTGATTCCCATCTGTTCCGCAAACTTCTGCGCGTCGGTCGTCTCGACCACCTTCGAGCTGGGGTCGTCGTTCTTGTTTCCCACTGAAACGTGGAAACACATCGCAGGTTCTGATCGTCTCTCCGCATTCAGACCGGCACGTAACAAACAGCTGGGCCTCTTTTGGCGGCGTGAGACAAAGACCCACCTAATATTCGGCAGACGTCGTCACAGTTCTGGTTGATTTCATGTAACCATCGTTTGACGTTGACGAAGGACTCGGCGCTCGTGACGTCGTAGACCACTATGACCCCGTGCGTTCCCCTGTAATATCTGGAGATGGGAAAACGCGAGACTTGTGTCGGTGCCTCGTTGTCTTTGGAAGATGTTGGACACGTCAACATGCGAGAGACAATTGGTGATTCGGCGAATATAATCAATACATAAAGACGAGACACAAATTAGAAAGCTAATTACAGGTTCCccaattgcagttttccagCCAATCTTTAAGAAACCTGACGTGGCAATCCTGATTTTAGCCAAAACcaattttctttgtctgaaaagttgctaagtATTGCGACAACGGAGCTAAGTTGTCAACAAAGGAGAGGCTATTGTTAATATCACACATGCCGATTGGCCGATCGCCAGTCACCTGAAATGAAGAAAGTCAGAGATAATTTATTGGAGCACCCAAGTCCAGTCCTGACAATGAGTGTCAATAGATTTTCCTGCATCCATAAAGGATTATACAAGTCATGTTTATTAGTGTAGCACAGTTCATCAGCAAGGCAGTTTAATGTGCTTTACacagttaaaaacataataaaataaccaATGAAAcgagcaaaaaaaacatcacattttgtcaaatgcaatcaaaatcatcaagcatattttgatcaatgttccagttgttCCGAATCAAGgaaaactctaaacaggtgggttgtTGGTACTCAGTGTTTCAGAcgtttctgcagttttcttgaAGTCTGTTGCAAAATGTGTGgcacataaaaactgaatgctgcttctccatgtttggttctggttctggtctgtgTCACCAGAAGAACCGAGAGATGTCTGGAAGGTTGGTGCAACGACAACAACAGATCTCTAAAGTAGAGTGATGCTGGACTGTTCAGCGATTTATAAACTAAAGGAAGTATTCTAAtagggagccagtggaaggaaaaaataatcaacttttCAGCACCCAGACCTAAATCTTATAGAAAAATTTTGTTGAGCAGATTTCATACGGTTTTCCAGTGGTGCCAGAAGACAAAGCTGACGGAcacagtctttttttaaattgtagctGGTGTCCAGGAGATGGGGACAAATCTCAATTTTGAATGTAACCAACctgaaatttcaataaaaaggtTGAAAGGGCTAATACTTGTTAGCTAACTGCAGCCTCAATAATTAGTTTGTTTATAGGTCCAATATTTAGGTGAAGAGTGGAGAGAGCGCTCATCTCagccttcctgtttgctgtgaCTGTAAGGAGATTCTGCTTTGTTGGCCAATTTTGTCCCAAATGTCTAACAGTAAGAGGACAGCAGGTAGGTGGACACACACAGAGCCAGAGAGTTGGACTAAACCTGATGCTACCTTTTCTCCAGAACCCCCCCAgcccacccaaaaaaaaaaacattccacaAAGCCGAACCCCTTTATTCAATAACTTGTTACTTATATTCCTCagaatatttgttacatttttacatctcaaaaaacatcaaagttgTAACTGTTCGCTACTCGACTGCCTCTGCAGGTTGTTCTGCCTGAGCAGGTCACAGGCCCAACAGTCCATGTAAACGCCAAAATTCATTTAGGACGCAATGAGGTGCAACAACATTCCACTTCAGTGCCGGTAACAATCAGCCTGAACAGGCATCGTGTTCTGCAGAGGGATTCCTGGAGACCTGGTAAACTGGGACCGTAGTCCTCCTCAGGGGCTGAAACATCCACACTGCCTCATTCCTTCAGGAAGAGTTGACTTCCTGTTCATCCTCACTGCAGTGGTCCATCTACGTAGATGGACCACTGCAGTGAGGATGCAGCGTGAGGAAGCTAACTGCGGCGTGCATGTCCCTACTAAACTCGCAAAGGGACAAGAAATCAGCTTTGGTTCAAGCTTGCAGCATAAACCTGGTGGCTCTGTTGGATCACATTCACATCACAAGTGATCGGCTCTAGAGTTGGAACCGTACTGAGACCACCTCCTTCTTGGTACAGTTGTTTTGGTCTGTGTGATTCAATCACACagcacaagcatgattgacagcaccaagaccctctcctgcagctttaagtgtGAAAACGCCTTTAGAATTGAGACTTTAAGTTACATTACTCCACTTAAAATGACcagaaaacaaccagaaacCTCAGATTAGTGCAAATCTTTgcttcagtaaaaatatattatgcCATCACAAAAACGTACAAATTCAGCAAGAGGTATGGCGAGGGAAATACTGGAAGCTGAAACCAGAATAAACCCTGTGAGGCATTCTCTAACCTGCACACCGCTTCActaaatatatacacacagaCTCGTCTGCAGTCCTGGTGTGTTACATTCATACCCTGACACACAGATATTAGGCAACTTGAAGCATTTCAACATCATCGTTTCCAGCGAAGACGATGCTGGAAACCTACAAGAATACGAAGATGACCCACTGAGTCACAGTGTGCATATATATGCTCATTTGGTAGCAAGTCTTCAGCTGAAAGGTTTGCAGCCCACTGAGGCCTGATGAGGCCTGTATACTAATGGTCTGAATTCaagcccccccaaaaaatgaaCTTCCTGGCATTACGTTCTCTACAGCCATGCCTTGTGTAGAGGTCTTGATTCTGTTTCCTTGCAGCAACAAGAAGATCTTCAGTTTTTAATGCTCATCTGCTTACATGTCACTATACGAGAAGGACGTGTTGCTCCACAACATCTTAaagagcagtattatgtaaaaattcACGTTTCTTGAGCATTACATCGTGTTATGTTATTCACTagtcaaaaacatacctggagtgttgccttaattctttcatgcatgtttgagaaatcttttaatctcccatggcaaccattcggcTGTGCTAAATGCCTGGGTGGATCTAGCTCCACCTCCGAGGCGCTGCTCCTCCTTAGAGCTGCAGCTTTCAAGCTACTGAGCTTCCACCTCATAGAGGATCCCTCTAatgcagtggtgcccaaagtgggtcctggagggccggcatcctgcccattctagttctctccctgttagtaacaaccttttcatcATGTCAATGTTCtccttaggccttctaacgagccatcatttgagccaggtgcgttaaaccagggagagaactaaaacatccaggatgccggccctccaggaacCACTgtggacacccctgctctaatgtgactccctcactcagctccttcagactagccagcagcaactagcaaacacctggtggaactgagcatcagctgagctcattatagaagctactactcagtgcaacgctggtaaaaaagtTGCTAAAACGTTAATAGAGGATGGATGTGATGGCTATCTGggggtggagtttcagaaagagcagaagcttcttaaagagacagacccATTTTTAAGGCGTTAAATAACAAAGTTAAATATGACagatacagcatttttataactgaagttaacagttacttgactgtgctataaaatgctaCTACATGCCTATAGTGCCCCTTTAATATAATACAAATCCATTATAGTCTTTAAGGTCTTAAATTGACATGTAATGTGTAGTGAATCAACATCACAAGCCTTTGGATATGTAGATAATAAAAccattaattaaatattttcattcaagTCTGAATAAATATTGCCCAACCCTAGTGTCAACTTGTTTAAATTACAACGTTcatagtttcagttttataggAGACACTGGCAATAAATGCTGAGCACAGTCTCTCTGACAAGAGATATTTAGGCAGGCAACAGCAACAGAACACTGAGCACATTGTACAACGAGGAAAAGACGTCTACCATCGGCATCATCACCAAGCGAACGTTAATCACTTGAAATGTTTTGGATGCTTCGCCTTCCTGAGCTCATTCTGCCGGACGAACTGACGCAGTCCTGGAACAGTGTAGTCACTGGGGTTCAGTTTGCTGCCGGATTATTCAAACTAACGGAGAATTAAATCGCTCCCACTTAACACCGCAGCTCAATGACGCGCTTCTGATTCATCTGGGGTGGATATTGGGGGGTGGGGGGCGGTGGGTGTAGCGACAGAAAAGTGTGATGTTCACTCCTAAATGTATGAAGACCACACACAAAGTTGCCGTAATTTCTGGACTATTGAGCACATTCGAATACAAGTCCCACTCACtcaatttaaaaccaaaatgtgtTCATATAGGGCATCTATAAGCCACAGTTGTCCACGCTGCGCACATTTTGAGGTATTAAAAGAAGAGAATACACGAGTCAGGCTTCCTGTGGGCCACAAcgatttcatgttttccttcgAAACGTTCACActagacctgtcacaataactaattttgctggatgataaactGTCCCAGAATTTACTGTGATAAACGtcaacattgttgttttgagaccattttcaagtaacatac from Xiphophorus maculatus strain JP 163 A chromosome 11, X_maculatus-5.0-male, whole genome shotgun sequence carries:
- the rab35 gene encoding ras-related protein Rab-35 isoform X1, with protein sequence MARDYDYLFKLLIIGDSGVGKSSLLLRFADNTFSGSYITTIGVDFKIRTVEINGEKVKLQIWDTAGQERFRTITSTYYRGTHGVIVVYDVTSAESFVNVKRWLHEINQNCDDVCRILVGNKNDDPSSKVVETTDAQKFAEQMGISLFETSAKENINVEEMFNCITELVLKAKKEVLAKQQQQQQNDVVKLTRNSKRKKKCC
- the rab35 gene encoding ras-related protein Rab-35 isoform X2 gives rise to the protein MARDYDYLFKLLIIGDSGVGKSSLLLRFADNTFSGSYITTIGVDFKIRTVEINGEKVKLQIWDTAGQERFRTITSTYYRGTHGVIVVYDVTSAESFVNVKRWLHEINQNCDDVCRILDVQLHHRAGAKSQEGGSSQAAAAATERRGQTHPEQ